Proteins encoded by one window of Cheilinus undulatus linkage group 13, ASM1832078v1, whole genome shotgun sequence:
- the LOC121520714 gene encoding acyl-coenzyme A thioesterase 1-like yields the protein MSSQVRLSLLPSSRCLFDEPVQVKVAGLKSRQVVTVRARATEEKGVVFSSSATFRADGNGEIDLNEDPSLSGSYVGVEPMGLFWSMRPETLHKRFRKSNALNPHVVKLSVHEKAKDRMLAVATNERLLIGYGVSRIPVKEGNIHGVLFIPPGNGPFPAVLDLCSFMSEMRASLLANKGFVVLTVAVYNDKPANIRAIHLDYFEEAADFLRRHPRVGSKGVGVLARSKGADVALSLAAFVPGIEAVVWINGCNANVALPLYYQKHQILSALMFDPSKMIPTESGAFIGKYAVDDPQAEENKASLIPVEKAEGHFLFASSEDDLNWDSKAYMNMMVERLKHHRKDNFECVCYPRAGHYLEPPYGPHFPSSFHRVVGVPVLWGGEPRSHAAAEVHLWKKIQEFFKTHLTCDGPLTKARL from the exons ATGTCCTCACAGGTGAGACTGAGTCTGCTGCCGAGCTCCAGATGTTTGTTTGATGAGCCCGTCCAGGTGAAGGTAGCCGGTCTGAAGTCCAGACAGGTGGTCACTGTGAGAGCCAGAGCCACTGAGGAGAAGGGGGTGGTGTTCAGCTCCTCTGCGACCTTCAGGGCTGATGGAAACGGAGAGATTGACTTGAATGAAGACCCCTCACTCAGTGGCAGCTACGTTGGGGTTGAGCCTATGGGTCTGTTCTGGTCCATGAGGCCTGAGACTTTGCACAAAAGGTTCAGGAAATCAAATGCACTGAACCCTCATGTGGTTAAGTTGTCTGTCCATGAAAAGGCGAAGGACAGGATGTTGGCAGTGGCAACCAATGAGAGACTGCTGATTGGATACGGGGTCAGCAGGATCCCTGTCAAAGAGGGGAATATTCATGGAGTCCTGTTTATTCCTCCAG GAAACGGTCCATTCCCGGCTGTGTTGGATCTGTGCTCCTTCATGTCTGAGATGAGAGCGAGTCTGCTGGCCAACAAAGGTTTTGTGGTTTTAACAGTGGCCGTTTACAATGATAAACCTGCCAACATCAGAGCGATCCATCTGGACTACTTTGAGGAAGCAGCTGATTTCTTAAGACGACATCCTAGA GTGGGCAGTAAAGGAGTCGGTGTCCTAGCACGATCAAAGGGAGCAGATGTTGCCCTCTCACTTGCTGCGTTTGTTCCAGGCATCGAGGCTGTAGTGTGGATCAACGGCTGCAATGCCAATGTGGCCCTTCCGCTCTACTATCAGAAACATCAGATCCTCTCTGCATTAATGTTTGACCCCAGTAAGATGATCCCTACAGAGTCTGGAGCTTTCATTGGTAAATATGCTGTTGATGATCCCCAGGCAGAGGAGAACAAGGCCAGCCTGATCCCTGTTGAAAAAGCAGAGGGACATTTCCTCTTTGCGTCTTCAGAGGACGACCTGAACTGGGACAGTAAGGCGTACATGAACATGATGGTAGAGAGACTGAAGCATCATAGGAAGGACAACTTTGAATGTGTGTGTTACCCCAGAGCGGGGCATTATCTTGAGCCGCCTTATGGGCCCCACTTCCCGTCTAGTTTTCATAGGGTTGTGGGTGTACCAGTCCTGTGGGGTGGTGAGCCCAGATCCCATGCAGCAGCTGAAGTCCACCTGTGGAAGAAGATCCAGGAGTTCTTCAAGACTCATCTGACTTGTGATGGTCCACTGACTAAAGCCAGATTATAG